In a single window of the Pseudodesulfovibrio profundus genome:
- a CDS encoding YitT family protein: MQQKNFKTTLRGLTFGVPWNIMMLTFGAFLIAFSVKAVAVPHGLLTGGMSGIALLCYYAFGGLSTGQWYLLLNLPVFVLGWVFVSRRFFFYSLYGMFATSIFIDIIPWELPIQDIWLAVLTGGGLMGAGVGVALRSLGSTGGADILAVLCKEKFNMSMGSFEFWFNMIGFIGGFIYLEMTIVLYSIAMTFVIAISIEYVLGMFSERMMCIIISDKYEAIKKSILEDLDRGVTVLDGTGGWSGTNKKVILTMISSMQLKELEELVYAGDPDAFFIMGSGFHVQGQGFSARKIY, translated from the coding sequence ATGCAACAAAAGAACTTCAAAACCACACTGCGCGGCCTGACATTCGGCGTGCCGTGGAATATCATGATGCTGACCTTCGGGGCTTTCCTGATCGCTTTTTCGGTCAAGGCAGTGGCCGTCCCTCATGGTCTGCTCACAGGCGGTATGTCCGGTATCGCCCTGCTCTGCTATTATGCGTTCGGCGGGCTGAGCACCGGTCAGTGGTATCTGCTGCTGAACCTGCCGGTATTCGTACTCGGCTGGGTTTTCGTTAGCCGTCGATTCTTTTTCTATTCCCTCTACGGGATGTTCGCCACTTCCATCTTCATTGACATCATCCCCTGGGAACTGCCTATCCAGGATATCTGGCTGGCCGTGCTCACGGGCGGCGGACTCATGGGCGCAGGCGTCGGCGTCGCCCTGCGCTCCCTCGGTTCCACCGGCGGTGCGGATATTCTGGCCGTGCTGTGCAAGGAAAAATTCAACATGTCCATGGGCTCGTTCGAGTTCTGGTTCAACATGATCGGCTTCATCGGCGGGTTCATCTATCTTGAAATGACCATCGTCCTGTACTCCATCGCCATGACCTTCGTCATCGCCATCAGCATCGAGTACGTGCTGGGCATGTTCTCGGAACGAATGATGTGCATCATCATTTCCGACAAGTATGAAGCGATCAAGAAATCCATCCTTGAAGACCTTGACCGCGGCGTCACCGTCCTTGATGGCACGGGCGGCTGGTCCGGCACCAACAAGAAGGTCATCCTGACCATGATCTCGTCCATGCAACTCAAGGAGCTGGAAGAGCTGGTTTACGCCGGTGATCCCGACGCCTTCTTCATCATGGGGTCCGGGTTCCACGTACAGGGGCAGGGTTTCTCGGCCAGAAAAATATATTAA